In Hwangdonia lutea, a single window of DNA contains:
- the yiaA gene encoding inner membrane protein YiaA — translation MNYETTVSLDKKSKKSDTKKEVKIYDQKPTAAFIGASWSALLIGMTSYCIGLWNADMQLNEKGYYFTILLFGLFSVISVQKAVRDKLEDIPVTDIYYSISWFTTVTSIVLLVIGLWNADLILSEKGFYGMSFLLSLFAAIAVQKNTRDVQYIDRSCDEEK, via the coding sequence ATGAATTATGAAACAACGGTGTCTTTAGATAAAAAATCTAAAAAATCAGACACTAAAAAAGAAGTTAAAATTTACGACCAGAAACCAACAGCAGCTTTTATTGGTGCCTCTTGGAGTGCCTTGCTAATAGGCATGACCTCGTATTGCATTGGCCTGTGGAATGCCGACATGCAGCTGAACGAAAAAGGCTATTATTTCACCATTTTATTGTTTGGTTTATTCTCTGTTATTTCAGTGCAAAAAGCGGTGCGCGATAAGTTAGAGGACATTCCCGTAACCGATATTTACTATAGCATCAGTTGGTTTACAACGGTAACGTCTATCGTGTTGCTGGTTATCGGACTATGGAATGCCGATTTGATTTTGAGCGAAAAAGGCTTTTACGGCATGTCTTTTCTGTTGAGTTTATTTGCTGCTATTGCGGTGCAAAAAAATACACGGGATGTGCAGTATATTGATAGAAGTTGTGATGAGGAAAAATAA
- a CDS encoding DUF2157 domain-containing protein: protein MNSKIQNDINELVEAQVVSTEVAANIETYYKSKKVDSPNRLFTVFAILGSTLVGLGIILILAHNWDHFSRGIKTMFAFAPLLIGQFFVGYSILKKKSATWKEASGVFLFFAVGASMALVSQIYNIPGNFSNYTLTWVLLCAPLIYLLKSHVLAVLHIVFATNYACAFGYFDGNQTPWIYLLLVAVLLPHYFKLLKEKKTNNITSIFNWLLPLSGVIVLGTFVDGNGEFGFLMYVILFGLLYNIGKLPYFDNQKLRRNGYLILGSLGTVYMLLLTSFEWLWQDILRHDMALGSQGFYVSVILFVITLGVLIYSYSKKWIQNFNLFQYVFIIFTVIFFMGLSGNFISIILINLLILALGIIVIKIGADKLHFGILNYGLLIITALIVCRFFDTNMSFVIRGLLFVSVGVGFFLTNYLMLKRQKSKQIK from the coding sequence ATGAATTCAAAAATCCAAAACGATATAAACGAACTTGTTGAAGCCCAGGTTGTTTCAACAGAAGTAGCTGCCAACATCGAAACCTATTACAAGTCCAAAAAAGTAGATTCACCAAACCGATTATTTACGGTGTTTGCCATATTGGGCTCCACGTTGGTCGGCCTTGGCATTATTTTAATTCTCGCACATAATTGGGATCACTTTTCCAGAGGCATAAAAACCATGTTCGCTTTTGCGCCATTGCTTATCGGGCAGTTTTTTGTAGGCTATTCCATTTTAAAAAAGAAAAGCGCCACTTGGAAAGAGGCCTCGGGTGTATTCTTGTTTTTTGCGGTTGGTGCAAGTATGGCATTGGTAAGCCAGATTTACAATATTCCGGGAAATTTTAGCAACTATACGCTTACTTGGGTTCTGCTTTGCGCACCATTAATTTACCTGTTAAAATCTCATGTCTTAGCTGTTTTACATATTGTTTTTGCAACCAATTACGCCTGTGCTTTTGGATATTTTGATGGCAACCAAACGCCATGGATTTACTTGCTATTGGTCGCTGTACTTCTGCCACATTATTTTAAATTACTTAAAGAAAAGAAAACGAACAATATCACTTCCATTTTTAATTGGCTTTTGCCTTTAAGCGGTGTTATTGTTTTGGGAACTTTTGTTGATGGTAACGGAGAATTCGGGTTTTTAATGTATGTTATTTTATTCGGATTGTTATATAATATCGGGAAACTGCCATATTTCGATAATCAAAAATTAAGACGAAACGGGTACTTAATTTTAGGATCTTTAGGAACCGTTTACATGTTGTTATTAACCAGTTTTGAATGGCTGTGGCAAGATATTTTAAGGCACGATATGGCATTGGGCTCTCAAGGGTTTTATGTGTCCGTAATCCTTTTTGTAATAACCTTGGGTGTTTTAATCTATTCGTATTCAAAAAAATGGATTCAAAATTTCAACCTATTTCAATACGTATTCATCATTTTTACGGTCATCTTTTTTATGGGACTATCCGGTAATTTCATTTCTATCATATTAATTAATCTGCTCATTTTGGCTTTAGGAATTATTGTTATAAAAATTGGCGCCGACAAACTTCATTTTGGGATTTTAAATTATGGTTTGTTAATAATAACCGCACTTATTGTGTGTCGTTTTTTCGATACGAACATGAGTTTTGTTATTCGAGGCTTGTTGTTTGTAAGTGTTGGCGTGGGCTTCTTTTTAACTAATTATTTAATGCTTAAAAGACAAAAATCAAAACAAATTAAATGA
- a CDS encoding alpha/beta hydrolase, with the protein MLFFPTVLEQDYIFQFSKPFEELFLKTDDDAVINAINFKTENPKGVILYFHGNAGDLSRWGFIAEYFVEKQYDVLIIDYRTYGKSTGKLSEKALYNDSQYAYNYLKERYAENDITLYGRSLGTGIAAYLASKNKPNQLILETPYYSITDVAKTRFPVLPVETLLKYKLPTHQYLQKTSSPITILHGTDDGIVPITSAEKLLKLNKENLEFITIDGGAHNNLIEFEAYHKAIHKVLP; encoded by the coding sequence ATGCTATTTTTTCCTACTGTTTTAGAACAGGATTACATATTTCAATTTTCGAAACCTTTTGAAGAGTTGTTTTTAAAAACGGATGACGATGCCGTTATTAATGCCATTAATTTTAAAACTGAAAACCCAAAAGGTGTTATTTTGTATTTCCATGGGAATGCAGGCGATTTATCGCGTTGGGGCTTTATAGCCGAATATTTTGTTGAAAAGCAATACGATGTGTTAATAATAGATTACCGAACATACGGAAAAAGCACTGGAAAGTTAAGCGAAAAGGCGTTGTATAATGATTCGCAGTATGCTTATAATTATTTAAAAGAGCGCTATGCGGAAAACGACATTACACTTTACGGCAGGTCTTTAGGCACAGGAATAGCCGCATATTTGGCATCAAAAAACAAACCCAATCAACTCATTTTAGAAACGCCGTACTACAGCATTACCGATGTGGCAAAAACCAGATTTCCGGTGTTGCCTGTTGAAACCTTGTTAAAATATAAGTTGCCAACGCATCAATACCTGCAGAAAACAAGTAGTCCGATAACCATATTACACGGTACCGATGATGGGATTGTGCCTATTACTTCAGCTGAAAAACTTTTAAAATTGAATAAAGAAAATTTAGAATTTATTACCATTGATGGTGGCGCCCATAATAATTTGATTGAGTTTGAGGCTTATCATAAAGCAATACACAAAGTGCTTCCTTAA
- a CDS encoding GDYXXLXY domain-containing protein: MKTIHIFILFIVVAIAQLFVPAQMIFNQESIIKTGTAYKFKTQPVDPSDPYRGKYINLNYEQNTFITTDSIWERQDKVYLYLETDSLGFAKINQVSKTPLNSDKDYIVGNVWWYNKAEQKLNFNLPFNRYYMKETKAYDAEVAVRNNQRDTIQNTTYALVYVKNGEAVLNDVVINDISIKDYVEKENNNQ; encoded by the coding sequence ATGAAAACCATACACATATTCATACTATTTATAGTTGTCGCAATAGCACAGCTCTTCGTGCCTGCACAAATGATTTTTAACCAAGAATCAATCATAAAAACGGGCACTGCCTATAAATTTAAAACACAGCCTGTAGATCCCAGCGATCCGTATAGAGGTAAATATATCAATCTAAATTATGAGCAAAATACCTTTATTACAACCGATTCAATTTGGGAGCGACAAGATAAAGTTTACCTGTATTTAGAAACCGATAGTTTGGGTTTTGCAAAAATAAACCAAGTCAGTAAAACACCTTTAAATTCAGATAAAGATTATATAGTCGGCAACGTGTGGTGGTACAATAAAGCCGAACAAAAACTAAATTTCAATCTGCCATTTAATCGGTATTATATGAAAGAAACCAAAGCTTATGATGCCGAGGTTGCCGTAAGAAATAATCAGCGCGATACCATTCAAAACACAACCTATGCTTTGGTGTATGTTAAAAATGGCGAAGCGGTGTTAAATGATGTTGTAATCAATGATATATCTATTAAAGATTATGTTGAAAAAGAGAACAATAATCAATAG
- a CDS encoding alpha/beta hydrolase, translating into MPYWLHTLIIVLIIYIAISIALYYLQDYMLFKPEKLPADFQFNYENQDFEEHNLETRDGAVINGILFKPKGKPKGIVLYLKGNSKSIKGWGKFAVDFTRHNYNVLMVDYRGFGKSTGRRSQKAIKRDLQVVYNKIKERTTEDRIILYGRSLGSGFAAKLASMNNPKMLILDAPYYSLTKVAARYAPFMPFSILMKYPLPTYKWLKYVQCPIHIIHGTNDKLIPYKTSIKLSKVNPKLTKLHSVIGGGHKNLNTFESYHKMIHNILHQKSFDIDLSTTSIHVKHSSKPTKTKV; encoded by the coding sequence ATGCCTTATTGGTTACATACGCTTATAATTGTCTTGATCATTTATATTGCAATAAGTATTGCGTTGTACTATTTGCAAGATTATATGCTGTTTAAGCCTGAAAAACTTCCTGCAGATTTTCAGTTTAATTACGAAAACCAAGATTTTGAAGAACACAACCTTGAAACCCGCGATGGTGCGGTTATAAACGGCATTCTTTTTAAGCCCAAAGGTAAACCAAAAGGCATTGTTTTGTACCTAAAAGGAAACTCGAAAAGCATAAAAGGTTGGGGCAAATTCGCGGTAGATTTTACCCGACACAACTACAATGTTTTAATGGTGGATTATCGAGGTTTCGGTAAAAGCACGGGCAGACGCTCGCAAAAAGCCATAAAGCGCGATTTGCAAGTGGTGTACAATAAAATAAAAGAACGCACCACCGAAGATAGAATTATACTTTACGGACGCTCGTTAGGCTCTGGTTTCGCAGCAAAATTAGCGTCAATGAACAATCCTAAAATGCTTATTTTAGATGCGCCCTATTACAGTTTAACCAAGGTCGCTGCACGTTATGCACCCTTTATGCCCTTTAGTATTTTAATGAAATACCCCTTGCCAACCTACAAGTGGCTAAAATATGTACAATGTCCCATTCATATTATTCATGGCACAAACGATAAACTAATTCCGTATAAAACCAGTATAAAATTATCGAAGGTCAATCCTAAATTAACCAAGTTACATTCGGTGATTGGTGGCGGTCATAAAAACTTAAATACATTTGAATCGTATCATAAAATGATTCACAATATACTCCACCAAAAATCATTCGACATCGATTTATCAACCACAAGCATTCATGTTAAACACAGTTCGAAACCCACTAAAACAAAAGTTTAA
- a CDS encoding response regulator, with translation MLKNLKNKNVLLALASFTITVLMVFAVWNRSQKNDDKLVKENVIQTGNLVSKEFKSIVKADIAHLQNLKNRIEFTNGAYLEHWEKDANMLIKQNKSFKFLEWIDSSMVIRKINPLKGNENVINLDISKVEYRREEWIKHSLDGSTNITQWANLTQGGNAFLVDIPVYFQDRFQGTITAGMDFKENFNKLAANLENRYTIKFWDDKSTLFYELNAHYNFNSKDSFVYKDSILVDPLDNQKWLLNVSANKEQILSQAKFITNLFLVVGLIFCVLISFLVYFYLSARESTKLALGSNVKLSQTNKKLIKARKIAEKASQAKSEFLSNMSHEIRTPLHAILGFIELLKSSKLNNTDKEYLDLMSKSSNNLLSIVNDILDFEKIESGQIELAEVCFNPSEKIKELLEVNQFLFLKKRLYLKGNFNNTHNISVIGDESKLLQVVSNIIKNGLKFTNSGGVTLTYNEAIVNTNQLRINISIQDSGIGIPKNKLDTIFERFTQVENSIKKQFEGSGLGLAISKIFIEMMGGKIAVSSVPDVGTNFEFDVTFPIAKEENQQLTGYSLKNVALSDLSVLIVDDNNLNIIVLKKFLEDLGINSDAAKNGKIALEKFKTKKYQLVFMDIHMPVMDGWEATTEIRKLDKEVVIFGLSANVTKEAIDKALENGMNNYISKPFKKENIYNLLNFHFSTK, from the coding sequence ATGCTTAAAAACCTAAAAAACAAAAATGTTCTGCTAGCCTTAGCATCATTTACAATTACAGTTTTAATGGTTTTTGCTGTATGGAATCGGTCTCAAAAAAATGACGACAAATTAGTTAAGGAAAACGTAATTCAAACCGGAAATCTTGTTTCTAAAGAATTCAAAAGTATTGTAAAAGCCGATATTGCGCACCTTCAAAATCTTAAAAACAGAATTGAATTTACAAATGGCGCTTATCTTGAGCATTGGGAAAAAGATGCCAACATGCTGATAAAGCAAAACAAATCCTTTAAATTTCTGGAATGGATTGATAGCAGTATGGTGATAAGAAAAATTAATCCTTTAAAAGGCAATGAGAATGTAATTAATTTGGACATCTCAAAAGTGGAATACCGCAGAGAAGAATGGATTAAACATAGTTTAGATGGCTCAACCAACATAACACAATGGGCAAATTTAACACAGGGCGGCAATGCTTTTTTAGTTGATATTCCGGTTTATTTTCAAGACCGATTTCAAGGCACAATTACGGCGGGCATGGACTTTAAAGAAAACTTTAATAAGTTGGCTGCCAACTTAGAAAATCGATATACCATAAAGTTTTGGGACGATAAAAGCACGCTTTTTTATGAACTAAACGCGCATTACAATTTTAATTCCAAAGATAGTTTTGTGTATAAAGACAGCATATTGGTAGACCCTTTGGATAACCAAAAATGGCTATTAAATGTATCGGCTAATAAAGAACAGATTTTGTCTCAGGCAAAGTTTATTACCAATTTATTTCTTGTTGTCGGCTTAATCTTTTGTGTCTTAATAAGTTTTCTTGTTTACTTTTATTTGAGCGCCAGAGAAAGCACTAAACTTGCTCTTGGTTCCAATGTTAAGTTATCGCAAACCAATAAAAAACTAATTAAAGCGCGCAAAATAGCAGAAAAAGCTTCACAGGCCAAATCGGAGTTTTTATCAAATATGAGCCATGAAATACGCACACCACTTCATGCCATTTTGGGTTTTATTGAACTTTTAAAAAGTAGCAAACTAAATAATACCGATAAGGAATATCTTGACTTAATGAGTAAGTCGTCCAACAATTTATTGAGTATTGTAAATGATATATTGGATTTCGAAAAAATTGAATCTGGACAAATAGAGTTAGCCGAAGTCTGTTTTAATCCTTCAGAAAAAATAAAAGAATTATTGGAAGTTAATCAATTTCTATTTCTCAAAAAGAGACTATATTTAAAAGGAAATTTCAACAACACCCATAATATTAGCGTTATTGGCGACGAAAGCAAACTACTGCAAGTTGTAAGCAATATAATTAAAAACGGACTGAAATTTACAAACTCTGGTGGCGTAACCCTTACCTACAACGAAGCCATAGTTAATACAAACCAACTAAGAATAAATATATCTATTCAAGATTCAGGTATTGGTATACCCAAAAACAAACTTGACACCATTTTCGAAAGATTTACCCAAGTTGAAAACAGTATAAAAAAACAATTTGAAGGCAGCGGTTTAGGCTTGGCCATTAGCAAAATTTTTATTGAGATGATGGGCGGTAAAATAGCCGTTAGCAGTGTTCCGGATGTGGGCACTAATTTTGAATTTGATGTCACTTTTCCTATAGCAAAAGAAGAAAACCAACAATTAACTGGTTACAGTTTAAAAAATGTTGCTTTATCGGATTTGAGCGTTCTTATTGTTGATGATAATAACCTAAATATCATAGTGCTTAAAAAATTTCTTGAAGATTTAGGCATAAATTCTGATGCTGCAAAAAACGGAAAAATTGCGTTAGAAAAATTTAAAACAAAAAAATACCAACTTGTTTTTATGGACATTCACATGCCTGTAATGGACGGATGGGAAGCTACCACAGAGATTAGAAAACTCGACAAAGAGGTTGTTATTTTTGGCTTATCGGCAAATGTTACCAAAGAAGCCATAGATAAAGCCTTGGAAAACGGCATGAACAACTACATATCCAAACCTTTTAAAAAAGAAAACATTTACAATCTGTTAAACTTTCATTTTAGCACTAAATAA
- a CDS encoding DUF2459 domain-containing protein, producing MMTLLKNILKFILWVLAFPVVYLLISLVLTSITVNKGEVGLNSGKTIYLNTNGVHLDIVIPVNEVDDALKKGLKMKDEKYLSFGWGDENFYLNTPTWNDLTFKTAFSAMFLKGNALIHLTRHSRKNPKWTVVNLNEKQLSKLNTYILKTFQFDNHGNKIILENKGYAFNDDFYKAKGSYSIVKTCNSWANSALKTSGLKSCFWTPFDFGIINKYKD from the coding sequence ATGATGACGCTATTAAAGAACATACTTAAATTTATTTTATGGGTTTTAGCATTTCCCGTAGTGTATCTTTTGATTTCATTGGTGTTAACATCAATTACCGTAAATAAAGGTGAAGTTGGTTTGAATTCCGGAAAGACGATTTATTTAAACACCAACGGCGTTCATTTAGATATTGTAATTCCTGTAAACGAGGTTGACGATGCCTTAAAAAAAGGACTTAAAATGAAGGATGAAAAATACTTATCGTTTGGTTGGGGCGACGAAAATTTTTATTTGAATACGCCAACATGGAATGATTTGACCTTTAAAACCGCTTTTAGTGCGATGTTTTTAAAGGGCAACGCCTTGATTCATTTAACACGACATTCGCGGAAAAATCCAAAATGGACGGTTGTTAATCTGAATGAAAAGCAATTATCTAAACTCAACACCTATATTTTAAAAACTTTTCAGTTTGATAACCACGGAAATAAAATCATTTTAGAAAATAAAGGCTATGCTTTTAATGATGATTTTTATAAAGCCAAAGGGAGTTATTCCATTGTAAAAACCTGTAATTCTTGGGCGAATTCAGCGCTTAAAACAAGTGGTTTAAAAAGCTGTTTTTGGACGCCTTTTGATTTTGGAATTATTAATAAGTATAAAGATTAA
- a CDS encoding metal-dependent hydrolase family protein, whose amino-acid sequence MKKLIQCLSLSLCFSLLIHAQNTTIIHAGTLLANPGNKAQTNKSIVVENGIIKSVKNGFISASDLKLPDSTVSIIDLKNKFVLPGFIDMHTHITQERNPNSNPHEWTTLNDEDFAFRSIPFLNKTLMAGFTTVRNLGADYQLINSIKRSIARGDINGPRIIAATGAVSATGGHGDAHGYRPEIANAFEKRVGVCDGEDDCRRAVRELVKQGADVIKITATGGVLSNTAAGVGQQLTDEELTAIVETAHALGRKVAAHAHEAGGINAALKAGVNSIEHGSYLNDESVTLFNKTGAYLVPTLLAGVSVTEELKVNKDIPPAIADKILQVGPVVEASFKRALKGNVKIAFGTDSGVSVHGTNAREFELMVKYGMDENEAIKSATVTASELLGMSDKLGTISSGKIADIIAVNENPLTNIATLTHVTFVMKDGTVFKK is encoded by the coding sequence ATGAAAAAGCTCATACAATGCTTAAGTTTATCGCTGTGCTTTTCTTTATTGATTCACGCACAAAATACCACTATTATTCACGCCGGCACCCTATTGGCAAACCCTGGAAACAAAGCTCAAACCAACAAAAGTATTGTTGTTGAAAACGGTATTATAAAAAGTGTTAAAAATGGTTTTATCAGCGCATCAGATTTGAAGTTACCCGATTCCACCGTGAGCATTATCGATTTAAAAAACAAATTCGTGCTTCCTGGTTTTATCGATATGCACACACACATTACGCAAGAGCGAAATCCAAACAGTAACCCGCATGAATGGACGACGCTTAATGATGAGGATTTTGCTTTTCGGTCTATCCCCTTTCTCAACAAAACGCTCATGGCTGGTTTTACAACCGTTAGAAATTTAGGCGCCGATTATCAGCTTATAAATTCCATTAAAAGATCGATAGCCAGAGGTGATATTAATGGCCCCAGAATTATTGCAGCAACGGGTGCGGTTTCCGCTACTGGCGGACATGGCGATGCGCATGGTTACAGACCTGAAATTGCAAATGCTTTTGAAAAACGAGTTGGTGTTTGTGATGGTGAAGACGATTGCCGAAGAGCCGTTAGAGAACTTGTTAAACAAGGTGCCGATGTTATTAAAATCACGGCAACCGGCGGTGTGTTAAGCAATACTGCGGCTGGTGTTGGACAACAACTTACCGATGAGGAATTAACCGCCATTGTAGAAACCGCCCATGCTTTAGGCAGAAAAGTAGCAGCACACGCCCATGAAGCAGGTGGTATTAATGCCGCTTTAAAAGCAGGGGTAAACTCCATAGAACACGGATCTTATTTGAACGATGAATCTGTGACATTATTTAATAAAACTGGGGCCTATTTAGTACCCACTTTATTGGCAGGCGTTTCTGTTACTGAGGAGTTAAAAGTTAACAAAGATATCCCGCCGGCTATTGCCGATAAAATTCTACAAGTTGGCCCTGTTGTTGAAGCGTCTTTTAAGAGAGCTTTAAAAGGAAACGTGAAAATTGCCTTTGGAACAGATTCTGGTGTAAGCGTTCATGGTACGAATGCCAGAGAGTTTGAACTTATGGTTAAGTATGGCATGGATGAAAATGAAGCCATAAAATCGGCGACTGTTACGGCTTCGGAACTATTGGGTATGTCAGATAAACTGGGAACGATTTCCAGCGGAAAAATTGCAGATATTATTGCTGTTAATGAAAATCCGTTAACCAATATTGCTACCTTAACGCATGTCACCTTTGTTATGAAAGATGGCACCGTTTTTAAAAAATAA